Proteins from a genomic interval of Streptomyces sp. NBC_00820:
- a CDS encoding alpha-galactosidase, which translates to MVDIARNGRTWLLSGPGSSYALHLTEADELVHLHWGARIALADAEELAAHPLPGYRPFESPLDGREEYPVEGGPRFTRPALSVRTGERRGTEWRFVSYDIRGRGRGADGVQDGAGGAGGAGGPSGAGGSGGPGDAGSDGGAELRLRFDDDGLAVTLHYRMRGDVVERWVTVANAGHAPVELLRADSATWTLPDREGRRLSQLHGRWAAESLLTTAPLTYGEKIIGSRRGHTGHQHLPWVALDTDATEEHGEVYGCALGWSGSWRIAVAQLPDARVQITGGAGHDDSGLLRLAPGESYTTPVFAGLWSDGGFGGASRAWHAYQRAHVIPDAERDRPVLFNSWEATNFDISEEQQAALARRAAEIGVELFVVDDGWFGARTSDRAGLGDWTPSPDRFPRGLKPLADQVHGLGMRFGIWVEPEMVNPDSDLYRAHPDWVQYQPGRGRTEFRNQLVLNLAREDVREHLWEQLDALLAGAPIDYVKWDFNRCFTDAGWPGEPYPQRLWVDHVRALYGLLDRLRAAHPEVAFESCSGGGGRIDLGVLGRTDQVWTSDNTDPLDRLAIQHGFSQIHPARVMAAWVTDSPNTQLNGRHSSLRFRFVSSMAGVLGIGGDLTAWTAEELAEARGWVELYKEIRPVVQRGDLYRLRPPTGGAGGTGGAERTDGLSAVQYVLGDETVVLACLQAQRYGEPVPALRLRGLDPTASYACRETGEVHRGAVLLHHGLRLRLRGDLDAAVVRLRRIRVRG; encoded by the coding sequence ATGGTCGACATCGCCCGGAACGGTCGCACCTGGCTCCTGTCGGGGCCCGGCAGCAGCTACGCCCTGCACCTCACCGAGGCGGACGAGCTGGTGCACCTCCACTGGGGCGCGCGCATCGCCCTCGCCGACGCGGAGGAACTGGCGGCCCATCCGCTGCCCGGGTACCGGCCCTTCGAGTCCCCGCTCGACGGCCGCGAGGAGTACCCCGTAGAGGGCGGCCCCCGCTTCACCCGCCCCGCCCTGTCCGTGCGCACCGGGGAACGGCGCGGCACCGAGTGGCGCTTCGTGTCGTACGACATCCGGGGCCGGGGTCGGGGCGCTGACGGCGTCCAAGACGGTGCCGGTGGTGCCGGTGGTGCCGGTGGTCCCAGTGGTGCCGGTGGCTCCGGCGGGCCGGGGGACGCCGGGAGTGACGGCGGCGCGGAGTTGCGGCTGCGCTTCGACGACGACGGGCTCGCCGTGACCCTGCACTACCGGATGCGCGGGGACGTCGTGGAGCGCTGGGTGACGGTGGCGAACGCCGGCCACGCGCCCGTGGAGCTGCTGCGCGCCGACTCCGCCACCTGGACGCTGCCCGACCGCGAGGGCCGGCGGCTGTCCCAGCTGCACGGCCGCTGGGCCGCCGAGTCCCTGCTCACCACCGCGCCCCTGACCTACGGCGAGAAGATCATCGGCAGCCGCCGCGGCCACACCGGCCACCAGCACCTGCCCTGGGTCGCGCTGGACACCGACGCCACCGAGGAGCACGGCGAGGTCTACGGCTGCGCGCTCGGCTGGTCCGGCTCCTGGCGCATCGCCGTCGCCCAGCTCCCCGACGCGCGGGTACAGATCACCGGCGGCGCCGGCCACGACGACTCGGGCCTGCTGCGGCTCGCGCCGGGGGAGTCGTACACCACCCCCGTCTTCGCGGGCCTGTGGAGCGACGGCGGCTTCGGCGGTGCCAGCCGTGCCTGGCATGCCTACCAGCGGGCGCATGTCATCCCGGACGCGGAGCGGGACCGGCCGGTGCTGTTCAACTCCTGGGAGGCGACGAACTTCGACATCTCCGAGGAACAGCAGGCCGCCCTCGCCCGGCGGGCGGCGGAGATCGGCGTCGAACTGTTCGTCGTGGACGACGGCTGGTTCGGCGCCCGCACCAGCGACCGGGCCGGACTCGGCGACTGGACCCCCAGCCCCGACCGCTTCCCGCGCGGCCTCAAGCCGCTCGCCGACCAGGTGCACGGACTTGGCATGCGCTTCGGCATCTGGGTCGAGCCCGAGATGGTCAACCCCGACAGCGACCTCTACCGCGCCCACCCCGACTGGGTGCAGTACCAGCCGGGGCGCGGGCGCACCGAGTTCCGCAACCAGCTCGTCCTCAACCTCGCCCGCGAGGACGTCCGCGAACACCTGTGGGAACAGCTCGACGCGCTCCTGGCCGGCGCACCGATCGACTACGTGAAGTGGGACTTCAACCGCTGCTTCACCGACGCCGGCTGGCCCGGGGAGCCCTACCCGCAGCGGCTGTGGGTGGACCATGTCCGCGCGCTGTACGGCCTGCTCGACCGGCTGCGGGCGGCCCACCCCGAGGTCGCCTTCGAGTCGTGCTCGGGCGGCGGCGGCCGGATCGACCTCGGGGTGCTCGGCCGCACCGACCAGGTGTGGACGTCCGACAACACCGACCCGCTCGACCGCCTCGCCATCCAGCACGGCTTCAGCCAGATCCACCCCGCGCGGGTCATGGCCGCCTGGGTCACCGACAGCCCCAACACCCAGCTCAACGGGCGCCACAGCTCGCTGCGCTTCCGCTTCGTCAGCTCCATGGCGGGCGTGCTCGGCATCGGTGGCGACCTCACCGCGTGGACCGCGGAGGAACTGGCCGAGGCCCGGGGGTGGGTGGAGCTGTACAAGGAGATCCGCCCCGTCGTGCAACGCGGCGACCTGTACCGGCTGCGGCCGCCGACGGGCGGGGCGGGAGGGACGGGAGGAGCGGAACGGACGGACGGCCTGAGCGCGGTGCAGTACGTCCTCGGGGACGAGACGGTGGTCCTCGCCTGCCTCCAGGCCCAGCGTTACGGCGAGCCGGTGCCGGCGCTGCGGCTGAGGGGGCTCGACCCGACGGCGTCGTACGCGTGCCGCGAGACCGGCGAAGTGCACCGGGGAGCCGTGCTGCTGCACCACGGGCTGCGCCTGCGGCTGCGGGGCGACCTCGACGCGGCGGTCGTCCGGCTGCGCCGGATCCGAGTGCGGGGGTGA
- a CDS encoding SGNH/GDSL hydrolase family protein, whose protein sequence is MIGSYVAVGDSFTEGVGDPGPDGAFVGWADRFAVLLADRRPEGDFAYTNLAVRGRLLDQIVAEQVPRVAELAPDLVSVCAGGNDIIRPGTDPDEVAERFERAVARLTEAAGTVLVTTGFDTRGVPVFKHMRGKIATYNGHVRAVADRYGCPVLDLWSLKSVQDRRAWDDDRLHLSPEGHTRVALRAGQALGLAIPADPEQPWPPLPPRGTLEIRRDDVHWAREYLVPWIGRRLRGESSGDHVTAKGTLSPDAIKMRIAAVA, encoded by the coding sequence GTGATCGGGTCGTACGTGGCGGTGGGGGACAGCTTCACCGAGGGCGTCGGCGACCCCGGCCCAGACGGGGCGTTCGTCGGGTGGGCCGACCGGTTCGCGGTCCTGCTCGCCGACCGGCGGCCCGAGGGCGACTTCGCGTACACGAACCTGGCCGTGCGCGGCAGACTGCTCGACCAGATCGTGGCCGAACAGGTGCCGAGGGTCGCCGAACTGGCCCCGGACCTCGTCTCCGTCTGTGCGGGCGGCAACGACATCATCCGGCCCGGCACCGACCCGGACGAGGTCGCCGAGCGCTTCGAGCGGGCGGTGGCCCGACTGACCGAGGCCGCGGGCACCGTACTGGTGACGACCGGCTTCGACACCCGTGGCGTCCCGGTGTTCAAGCACATGCGGGGCAAGATCGCCACGTACAACGGGCACGTACGCGCCGTCGCCGACCGGTACGGCTGTCCCGTGCTCGACCTGTGGTCCCTGAAGTCCGTGCAGGACCGCAGGGCCTGGGACGACGACCGGCTGCACCTCTCGCCGGAGGGGCACACGCGCGTGGCGCTGCGCGCGGGCCAGGCCCTCGGCCTGGCGATCCCGGCCGATCCGGAGCAGCCCTGGCCGCCGCTCCCGCCCCGGGGCACGCTGGAGATCCGTCGCGACGACGTCCACTGGGCCCGCGAGTACCTCGTCCCGTGGATCGGCCGGCGCCTGCGCGGCGAGTCCTCCGGCGACCACGTGACGGCGAAGGGCACCCTGTCGCCGGACGCCATCAAGATGCGGATCGCGGCGGTGGCCTGA
- a CDS encoding TetR/AcrR family transcriptional regulator has product MARVRLSVAERREELLRAAIEQIGARGVAAVRIADVAASLGVSNALVLYHFSTKEKLVSAAFTHAAEGDLAHLRKLLGRRTSALRRLRAAVRWYAPTGQAKGWRLWIEGWAVSLREPALREVTRDLDRRWKASITEVIAEGVAAGEFDCPDPADAALRLTALLDGLAVQMTSYPGAIPRTRAQAWADEALDRELGLGREALTEREQ; this is encoded by the coding sequence GTGGCTAGAGTGCGGTTGAGCGTGGCCGAGCGGCGGGAGGAGCTGCTGCGGGCCGCCATCGAGCAGATCGGGGCGAGGGGCGTGGCGGCGGTCAGGATCGCCGATGTGGCCGCCTCGCTCGGGGTGAGCAACGCGCTGGTGCTGTACCACTTCTCGACGAAGGAGAAGCTGGTCTCCGCCGCGTTCACCCATGCCGCGGAGGGGGACCTCGCGCATCTGCGCAAGCTGCTGGGCCGGCGCACCTCCGCGCTGCGCCGGCTGCGGGCGGCCGTACGGTGGTACGCGCCCACGGGCCAGGCCAAGGGCTGGCGGCTGTGGATCGAGGGCTGGGCGGTGTCGCTGCGCGAGCCCGCCCTCCGGGAGGTCACCCGGGACCTCGACCGGCGGTGGAAGGCCTCGATCACCGAGGTCATCGCCGAAGGCGTGGCCGCGGGCGAGTTCGACTGCCCCGACCCGGCGGACGCGGCCCTGCGGCTGACGGCCCTCCTGGACGGGCTGGCCGTGCAGATGACGTCGTATCCGGGCGCGATCCCGCGAACCCGGGCCCAGGCATGGGCGGATGAGGCTCTGGACCGCGAACTGGGTCTGGGGCGCGAGGCGTTGACCGAGCGGGAGCAGTGA
- a CDS encoding glutamate dehydrogenase, giving the protein MTAPLMSIVWTDHVTGRRGFLVVDRLVRGVASGGLRMRPGCTLEEVTGLARGMTMKEALHYDPEGRYVPLGGAKGGIDCDPRDPEAYGLLVRYLRAVRPHVESFWTTGEDLGLTQDLVDRAAAEAGLVSSIQAVYPLLDDETAARERLADAFAVEVDGIGLDELVGGCGVAESVLAALDRASVPYRGTRVAVQGLGTMGGATARFLTRAGLTVVAVADVKGTIANPAGLDVEALLAARDAFGTVDRSALRPGDHELPGDAWLSAGADVLVPAAVSYAIDPVNQAGITARWIVEAANMPVLPEAEELLAARGVTVLPDVVVNSGTNAWWWWTLFGDIGPFADEAFERVRRSMRTLIDLMLARAEADGTTPRAAAHALVDDRLPVIAERFGWYR; this is encoded by the coding sequence ATGACCGCGCCCCTGATGTCGATCGTCTGGACCGACCACGTCACCGGCCGCCGGGGTTTCCTGGTCGTCGACCGGCTGGTGCGGGGCGTGGCCAGCGGCGGGTTGCGCATGCGGCCCGGCTGCACCCTGGAGGAGGTCACCGGACTCGCGCGCGGCATGACGATGAAGGAGGCCCTGCACTACGACCCCGAGGGCCGTTACGTCCCCCTGGGCGGCGCCAAGGGCGGCATCGACTGCGATCCGCGGGACCCGGAGGCGTACGGGCTGCTGGTGCGTTATCTGCGTGCCGTGCGGCCGCACGTCGAGAGCTTCTGGACCACCGGTGAGGACCTCGGCCTCACCCAGGACCTGGTGGACCGCGCGGCGGCGGAGGCCGGTCTGGTCTCCTCGATCCAGGCGGTGTACCCGCTGCTGGACGACGAGACGGCCGCCCGTGAGCGGCTCGCGGACGCCTTCGCGGTCGAGGTGGACGGCATCGGCCTGGACGAGCTGGTCGGCGGCTGCGGCGTCGCCGAGTCGGTCCTCGCGGCCCTGGACCGGGCGTCGGTGCCGTACCGGGGGACCCGGGTGGCCGTGCAGGGCCTCGGCACGATGGGCGGGGCCACGGCACGCTTCCTCACGCGCGCGGGTCTGACGGTCGTGGCCGTCGCCGACGTGAAGGGGACGATCGCCAACCCGGCCGGCCTCGACGTCGAGGCGCTGCTGGCCGCACGGGACGCGTTCGGCACCGTCGACCGCTCCGCGCTACGTCCCGGCGACCACGAACTGCCGGGCGACGCCTGGCTGTCCGCCGGGGCGGACGTGCTGGTGCCCGCCGCCGTGTCGTACGCGATCGACCCGGTCAACCAGGCGGGGATCACGGCTCGTTGGATCGTCGAGGCCGCCAACATGCCCGTGCTGCCCGAGGCGGAGGAACTGCTGGCCGCGCGCGGGGTGACCGTGCTGCCCGACGTGGTGGTCAACTCCGGGACGAACGCGTGGTGGTGGTGGACCCTGTTCGGGGACATCGGCCCGTTCGCCGACGAGGCGTTCGAGCGGGTGCGCCGCTCGATGCGCACCCTCATCGACCTGATGCTGGCCCGTGCGGAGGCCGACGGCACGACCCCGCGCGCCGCCGCGCACGCCCTGGTGGACGACCGGCTGCCGGTGATCGCGGAACGCTTCGGCTGGTACCGGTGA
- a CDS encoding MBL fold metallo-hydrolase, with the protein MTGLRSQSFGLRALQPEAFGAEPRGERLARIRRSPHFKDGVFQNPGGTAHTRPSASPLDLAKMYFDQDTRPLRAPDGTLPVHATTFADLAKPPVTGLRVTWMGHSSVLAEIDGHRVLFDPVWGERCSPFPFAGPRRLHPVPLPLAALGPVDVVVISHDHYDHLDMPTIKALAGTDTLFAVPLGVGAHLEHWGVSPDRLRELDWHESAKVGGLTLTATPARHFCGRGLRNTQHTLWASWVVEGDEHRIYHSGDTGYFDGFQDIGAAHGPFDVTMIQIGAYSEYWTDIHMTPQEGVRAHLDLQGGTPHGVLLPIHWGTFNLAFHPWAEPGEWTRDAAEEAGQAAAFPRPGEPFEPAGTLPAQAWWRTVSAPIDRPWRRPEAPRISPEAPRTDIDLACDR; encoded by the coding sequence GTGACCGGTCTGCGTTCCCAGAGTTTCGGGCTCCGCGCGCTACAGCCCGAAGCCTTCGGCGCGGAACCTCGAGGTGAGCGCCTCGCGCGCATCCGTCGCTCGCCCCACTTCAAGGACGGCGTCTTCCAGAACCCCGGCGGCACCGCGCACACCCGGCCCTCCGCCTCCCCGCTGGACCTGGCGAAGATGTACTTCGACCAGGACACGCGGCCCCTGCGCGCCCCCGACGGCACCCTCCCGGTGCACGCCACCACCTTCGCCGACCTGGCGAAGCCGCCGGTCACCGGGTTGCGCGTGACCTGGATGGGGCACTCCAGCGTGCTCGCGGAGATAGACGGTCACCGTGTCCTGTTCGACCCCGTCTGGGGCGAGCGCTGCTCCCCGTTCCCCTTCGCCGGACCCAGGCGGCTGCACCCGGTGCCGCTGCCGCTCGCCGCGCTCGGCCCGGTCGACGTCGTCGTCATCTCGCACGACCACTACGACCACCTCGACATGCCCACGATCAAGGCGCTGGCCGGCACCGACACCCTGTTCGCCGTGCCGCTCGGCGTCGGCGCCCACCTCGAACACTGGGGAGTGTCCCCGGACCGGCTGCGCGAGCTGGACTGGCACGAATCCGCCAAGGTCGGCGGCCTCACCCTCACCGCCACCCCGGCCCGCCACTTCTGCGGCCGCGGGCTGCGCAACACCCAGCACACCCTGTGGGCGTCCTGGGTCGTCGAGGGCGACGAACACCGGATCTACCACAGCGGTGACACCGGCTACTTCGACGGCTTCCAGGACATCGGCGCCGCGCACGGCCCCTTCGACGTCACGATGATCCAGATCGGCGCGTACAGCGAGTACTGGACCGACATCCACATGACGCCGCAGGAGGGGGTGCGCGCGCACCTCGACCTCCAGGGCGGCACGCCGCACGGCGTGCTGCTGCCGATCCACTGGGGGACCTTCAACCTGGCCTTCCACCCGTGGGCGGAGCCGGGGGAGTGGACGAGGGACGCCGCCGAGGAGGCCGGCCAGGCGGCCGCGTTCCCCCGGCCGGGTGAACCCTTCGAGCCGGCGGGCACCCTCCCGGCCCAGGCCTGGTGGCGAACCGTGTCGGCGCCGATCGACCGTCCCTGGCGCCGCCCCGAGGCGCCGCGGATCTCGCCCGAAGCCCCCCGGACGGACATCGACCTCGCCTGCGACCGGTGA